Proteins encoded within one genomic window of Ascaphus truei isolate aAscTru1 chromosome 8, aAscTru1.hap1, whole genome shotgun sequence:
- the CD4 gene encoding T-cell surface glycoprotein CD4 isoform X1 has product MKRTFYIFSLLCFQMWLPQVSSKTLPMLAEAGKKILLPCQGNANTDFRWLRDGKLLLRYIKSTRYNSDPSQAHRFSIPSPNTLNFSLEVKDVTLADSGTYTCEVKPENQNIEVIVIQVSVSPSNTLLPSENLKLTLESSPADIPGLHVSWEVGGEEGDGTEKEARHLLVVKNVTIRHRGTYRCHVKIEGEEAQITKNIDVAGFDQDTLYISGSALVHLPWIFNFKVRETPFAGQATLSEGGLSYSQEQAGPFTPTLKLNVSGRAPCWPRMCPSKLTSGMENNLDLTLPKPRGGWYRMEALLKLGERKQNVKKMVCVMTLTVSATPDVAVTLGSNVTLRCEASCAPPEGTLRWHRGDVYREVQGQQNLMFEVTALQETVGVWTCSLYIKGQSRSSANLTLEAAAFLQGSDLLFWGTIGGGVCLLLILVVTVTLLCARCRRRLREQRRAWLIQSIHQDRMCKCKRPSTAPPRLRQKY; this is encoded by the exons ATGAAGAGAACATTTTACATATTCAGCCTTCTGTGCTTCCAGATGT GGCTGCCCCAGGTATCCAGTAAAACGTTGCCAATGTTGGCAGAAGCCGGCAAGAAAATATTGCTGCCGTGTCAAGGAAACGCAAACACTGACTTCAGATGGCTGAGAGATGGAAAGTTATTACTGCGTTATATAAAGTCAACAAGGTATAACTCCG ATCCCTCTCAAGCCCACCGCTTTTCCATCCCATCCCCGAACACTTTAAATTTCTCCCTGGAGGTGAAGGATGTGACCCTCGCAGACTCTGGGACTTACACGTGTGAGGTCAAACCGGAAAATCAGAACATCGAGGTTATCGTCATCCAAG TCTCGGTGTCCCCCTCTAACACTCTTCTCCCATCGGAAAACCTGAAACTCACCCTTGAGTCCTCCCCTGCCGACATCCCCGGGCTCCACGTAtcctgggaggtggggggagaggagggcgaTGGGACGGAAAAGGAAGCGAGACATCTGCTGGTGGTGAAGAATGTGACGATCAGACACCGTGGGACATACAGGTGCCACGTGAAGATAGAGGGGGAAGAAGCACAGATCACAAAAAATATTGATGTGGCAG GTTTTGATCAGGACACCTTGTATATTTCGGGGTCCGCCCTTGTACACCTCCCGTGGATCTTCAATTTCAAGGTGAGGGAGACGCCCTTCGCGGGGCAGGCGACCCTGTCTGAAGGGGGTCTGTCTTACTCCCAGGAGCAGGCGGGGCCCTTTACTCCCACACTCAAGCTCAACGTGAGTGGGAGGGCTCCGTGCTGGCCCCGGATGTGCCCCTCCAAACTCACCAGCGGGATGGAAAACAACCTAGACCTCACACTGCCCAAGCCACGGGGAGGCTGGTATCGAATGGAGGCCCTGCTGAAGctgggagagaggaagcagaaTGTAAAGAAGATGGTGTGTGTGATGACGCTCACAG TCTCTGCTACCCCTGATGTCGCTGTGACTCTGGGGTCCAATGTCACCCTCCGGTGTGAGGCGAGCTGTGCCCCCCCGGAAGGGACACTGCGCTGGCATCGTGGGGATGTATACAGGGAAGTTCAGGGGCAGCAGAACCTGATGTTTGAGGTGACTGCTCTGCAGGAGACTGTCGGGGTCTGGACGTGCAGCCTGTACATCAAagggcagagcaggagcagcgCTAACCTCACACTGG aggCAGCTGCTTTCCTGCAGGGGTCGGATCTCCTGTTTTGGGGGACAATTGGAGGTGGGGTCTGCCTGCTCCTGATTCTTGTGGTGACCGTCACACTCCTTTGCGCTCGATGCCGCAGGAGG CTGCGGGAGCAGCGCAGGGCATGGCTGATACAGAGCATTCACCAGGACAGGATGTGTAAGTGCAAAAG ACCCTCAACAGCCCCCCCGCGACTGAGACAGAAATACTGA
- the CD4 gene encoding T-cell surface glycoprotein CD4 isoform X2, which yields MPPYAEMSPALRLWLPQVSSKTLPMLAEAGKKILLPCQGNANTDFRWLRDGKLLLRYIKSTRYNSDPSQAHRFSIPSPNTLNFSLEVKDVTLADSGTYTCEVKPENQNIEVIVIQVSVSPSNTLLPSENLKLTLESSPADIPGLHVSWEVGGEEGDGTEKEARHLLVVKNVTIRHRGTYRCHVKIEGEEAQITKNIDVAGFDQDTLYISGSALVHLPWIFNFKVRETPFAGQATLSEGGLSYSQEQAGPFTPTLKLNVSGRAPCWPRMCPSKLTSGMENNLDLTLPKPRGGWYRMEALLKLGERKQNVKKMVCVMTLTVSATPDVAVTLGSNVTLRCEASCAPPEGTLRWHRGDVYREVQGQQNLMFEVTALQETVGVWTCSLYIKGQSRSSANLTLEAAAFLQGSDLLFWGTIGGGVCLLLILVVTVTLLCARCRRRLREQRRAWLIQSIHQDRMCKCKRPSTAPPRLRQKY from the exons ATGCCCCCATATGCAGAGATGAGTCCCGCTCTCCGTTTGT GGCTGCCCCAGGTATCCAGTAAAACGTTGCCAATGTTGGCAGAAGCCGGCAAGAAAATATTGCTGCCGTGTCAAGGAAACGCAAACACTGACTTCAGATGGCTGAGAGATGGAAAGTTATTACTGCGTTATATAAAGTCAACAAGGTATAACTCCG ATCCCTCTCAAGCCCACCGCTTTTCCATCCCATCCCCGAACACTTTAAATTTCTCCCTGGAGGTGAAGGATGTGACCCTCGCAGACTCTGGGACTTACACGTGTGAGGTCAAACCGGAAAATCAGAACATCGAGGTTATCGTCATCCAAG TCTCGGTGTCCCCCTCTAACACTCTTCTCCCATCGGAAAACCTGAAACTCACCCTTGAGTCCTCCCCTGCCGACATCCCCGGGCTCCACGTAtcctgggaggtggggggagaggagggcgaTGGGACGGAAAAGGAAGCGAGACATCTGCTGGTGGTGAAGAATGTGACGATCAGACACCGTGGGACATACAGGTGCCACGTGAAGATAGAGGGGGAAGAAGCACAGATCACAAAAAATATTGATGTGGCAG GTTTTGATCAGGACACCTTGTATATTTCGGGGTCCGCCCTTGTACACCTCCCGTGGATCTTCAATTTCAAGGTGAGGGAGACGCCCTTCGCGGGGCAGGCGACCCTGTCTGAAGGGGGTCTGTCTTACTCCCAGGAGCAGGCGGGGCCCTTTACTCCCACACTCAAGCTCAACGTGAGTGGGAGGGCTCCGTGCTGGCCCCGGATGTGCCCCTCCAAACTCACCAGCGGGATGGAAAACAACCTAGACCTCACACTGCCCAAGCCACGGGGAGGCTGGTATCGAATGGAGGCCCTGCTGAAGctgggagagaggaagcagaaTGTAAAGAAGATGGTGTGTGTGATGACGCTCACAG TCTCTGCTACCCCTGATGTCGCTGTGACTCTGGGGTCCAATGTCACCCTCCGGTGTGAGGCGAGCTGTGCCCCCCCGGAAGGGACACTGCGCTGGCATCGTGGGGATGTATACAGGGAAGTTCAGGGGCAGCAGAACCTGATGTTTGAGGTGACTGCTCTGCAGGAGACTGTCGGGGTCTGGACGTGCAGCCTGTACATCAAagggcagagcaggagcagcgCTAACCTCACACTGG aggCAGCTGCTTTCCTGCAGGGGTCGGATCTCCTGTTTTGGGGGACAATTGGAGGTGGGGTCTGCCTGCTCCTGATTCTTGTGGTGACCGTCACACTCCTTTGCGCTCGATGCCGCAGGAGG CTGCGGGAGCAGCGCAGGGCATGGCTGATACAGAGCATTCACCAGGACAGGATGTGTAAGTGCAAAAG ACCCTCAACAGCCCCCCCGCGACTGAGACAGAAATACTGA
- the CD4 gene encoding T-cell surface glycoprotein CD4 isoform X3: MLAEAGKKILLPCQGNANTDFRWLRDGKLLLRYIKSTRYNSDPSQAHRFSIPSPNTLNFSLEVKDVTLADSGTYTCEVKPENQNIEVIVIQVSVSPSNTLLPSENLKLTLESSPADIPGLHVSWEVGGEEGDGTEKEARHLLVVKNVTIRHRGTYRCHVKIEGEEAQITKNIDVAGFDQDTLYISGSALVHLPWIFNFKVRETPFAGQATLSEGGLSYSQEQAGPFTPTLKLNVSGRAPCWPRMCPSKLTSGMENNLDLTLPKPRGGWYRMEALLKLGERKQNVKKMVCVMTLTVSATPDVAVTLGSNVTLRCEASCAPPEGTLRWHRGDVYREVQGQQNLMFEVTALQETVGVWTCSLYIKGQSRSSANLTLEAAAFLQGSDLLFWGTIGGGVCLLLILVVTVTLLCARCRRRLREQRRAWLIQSIHQDRMCKCKRPSTAPPRLRQKY; encoded by the exons ATGTTGGCAGAAGCCGGCAAGAAAATATTGCTGCCGTGTCAAGGAAACGCAAACACTGACTTCAGATGGCTGAGAGATGGAAAGTTATTACTGCGTTATATAAAGTCAACAAGGTATAACTCCG ATCCCTCTCAAGCCCACCGCTTTTCCATCCCATCCCCGAACACTTTAAATTTCTCCCTGGAGGTGAAGGATGTGACCCTCGCAGACTCTGGGACTTACACGTGTGAGGTCAAACCGGAAAATCAGAACATCGAGGTTATCGTCATCCAAG TCTCGGTGTCCCCCTCTAACACTCTTCTCCCATCGGAAAACCTGAAACTCACCCTTGAGTCCTCCCCTGCCGACATCCCCGGGCTCCACGTAtcctgggaggtggggggagaggagggcgaTGGGACGGAAAAGGAAGCGAGACATCTGCTGGTGGTGAAGAATGTGACGATCAGACACCGTGGGACATACAGGTGCCACGTGAAGATAGAGGGGGAAGAAGCACAGATCACAAAAAATATTGATGTGGCAG GTTTTGATCAGGACACCTTGTATATTTCGGGGTCCGCCCTTGTACACCTCCCGTGGATCTTCAATTTCAAGGTGAGGGAGACGCCCTTCGCGGGGCAGGCGACCCTGTCTGAAGGGGGTCTGTCTTACTCCCAGGAGCAGGCGGGGCCCTTTACTCCCACACTCAAGCTCAACGTGAGTGGGAGGGCTCCGTGCTGGCCCCGGATGTGCCCCTCCAAACTCACCAGCGGGATGGAAAACAACCTAGACCTCACACTGCCCAAGCCACGGGGAGGCTGGTATCGAATGGAGGCCCTGCTGAAGctgggagagaggaagcagaaTGTAAAGAAGATGGTGTGTGTGATGACGCTCACAG TCTCTGCTACCCCTGATGTCGCTGTGACTCTGGGGTCCAATGTCACCCTCCGGTGTGAGGCGAGCTGTGCCCCCCCGGAAGGGACACTGCGCTGGCATCGTGGGGATGTATACAGGGAAGTTCAGGGGCAGCAGAACCTGATGTTTGAGGTGACTGCTCTGCAGGAGACTGTCGGGGTCTGGACGTGCAGCCTGTACATCAAagggcagagcaggagcagcgCTAACCTCACACTGG aggCAGCTGCTTTCCTGCAGGGGTCGGATCTCCTGTTTTGGGGGACAATTGGAGGTGGGGTCTGCCTGCTCCTGATTCTTGTGGTGACCGTCACACTCCTTTGCGCTCGATGCCGCAGGAGG CTGCGGGAGCAGCGCAGGGCATGGCTGATACAGAGCATTCACCAGGACAGGATGTGTAAGTGCAAAAG ACCCTCAACAGCCCCCCCGCGACTGAGACAGAAATACTGA